The following are encoded together in the Pseudomonas xantholysinigenes genome:
- the fliA gene encoding RNA polymerase sigma factor FliA encodes MNASGFKMYSKAAKDAQYELVERYAPLVKRIAYHLLARLPANVQVEDLIQAGMIGLLEVANKYDASKGASFETYAGIRIRGAMLDEVRKGDWAPRSVHRNTRMVSDAIRCVEAKTGRDAKDHEVAAELQLSLDDYYGILNDTLGSRLFSFDDLLQDGEHEGLHEDGASGQLEPSRDLEDERFQAALADAIANLPERERLVLALYYDEELNLKEIGEVLGVSESRVSQLHSQCAARLRSRLGEWRAR; translated from the coding sequence ATGAACGCGAGCGGTTTCAAGATGTACAGCAAGGCGGCGAAGGACGCCCAGTACGAGCTGGTTGAACGCTACGCGCCGCTGGTCAAGCGCATCGCCTACCACCTGCTGGCGCGGCTGCCGGCCAATGTCCAGGTCGAGGACCTGATCCAGGCTGGCATGATCGGTCTGCTGGAAGTCGCCAACAAATACGACGCCAGCAAGGGCGCCAGCTTCGAGACATACGCCGGGATTCGCATCCGTGGCGCCATGCTCGACGAGGTGCGCAAGGGCGATTGGGCACCGCGTTCGGTGCATCGCAATACGCGCATGGTCAGCGATGCGATTCGCTGTGTTGAAGCAAAGACCGGTCGCGACGCTAAAGATCACGAGGTTGCTGCCGAACTCCAATTGAGTCTCGATGATTACTACGGGATTCTGAACGACACCTTGGGCAGCCGCCTGTTCAGTTTCGACGACCTGCTGCAGGACGGCGAACACGAAGGGCTGCACGAGGACGGAGCCAGCGGCCAGCTGGAGCCATCGCGAGATCTGGAGGACGAGCGCTTCCAGGCCGCCCTGGCCGATGCCATTGCCAACCTGCCGGAGCGCGAGCGCCTGGTCCTGGCGCTGTACTACGACGAAGAGCTGAACCTCAAGGAAATCGGCGAGGTGCTGGGGGTCAGCGAGTCGCGTGTCAGCCAGTTGCACAGCCAGTGCGCGGCACGTCTGCGCAGCCGTCTGGGTGAATGGCGGGCGCGTTGA
- a CDS encoding chemotaxis response regulator CheY yields MKILIVDDFSTMRRIIKNLLRDLGFTNVKEADDGNTALPMLTSEHFDFLVTDWNMPGMTGIDLLRAVRADERLKHLPVLMVTAEAKREQIIEAAQAGVNGYVVKPFTALALKEKIEKIFERVNG; encoded by the coding sequence ATGAAAATCCTCATCGTTGACGACTTTTCGACGATGCGGCGGATCATCAAGAACCTGTTGCGTGATCTGGGCTTCACCAACGTCAAGGAAGCCGATGACGGCAACACGGCACTGCCGATGCTCACCAGTGAGCACTTTGACTTCCTGGTAACTGACTGGAACATGCCGGGCATGACCGGTATCGACCTGCTGCGCGCGGTTCGTGCCGATGAGCGTCTCAAGCACCTGCCGGTGTTGATGGTCACCGCCGAAGCCAAGCGCGAGCAGATCATCGAAGCGGCCCAGGCCGGGGTCAATGGCTATGTGGTCAAGCCTTTCACCGCCCTGGCGCTGAAAGAAAAGATCGAGAAGATCTTCGAGCGCGTCAACGGCTGA
- a CDS encoding protein phosphatase CheZ, with translation MESINNSLGEFESTLKKHAQELVESLERGRFGEAVQLIHQLNQTRDRGLYQEVGKLTRELHSAIVSFQIDPEMPQAEEVSQITDATERLSYVVRLTEGAANRTMDLVEESTPVLNALATEAQDLSADWQRFMRREVAAPEFRELVKRVDSFLTHSAEGNRKVSGHLNDILLAQDYQDLTGQVIKRVTALVTEVESNLLKLVLMASQVDRFAGIEHDHQQLRAEKDQEKHPTRGEGPQIHADKREDVVSSQDDVDDLLSSLGF, from the coding sequence ATGGAGTCAATCAACAACTCGCTGGGTGAGTTCGAATCAACCCTGAAGAAGCATGCCCAGGAACTGGTCGAGAGCCTTGAGCGCGGCCGGTTCGGCGAGGCCGTGCAGCTGATCCACCAACTGAACCAGACCCGCGACCGCGGCCTGTACCAGGAGGTGGGCAAGCTTACCCGCGAGCTGCACAGCGCGATCGTCAGCTTCCAGATCGACCCGGAGATGCCGCAGGCCGAAGAGGTCTCGCAGATCACCGATGCCACCGAACGCCTCTCTTACGTGGTGCGCCTCACCGAAGGCGCCGCCAACCGCACCATGGACCTGGTGGAGGAGAGCACGCCGGTGCTCAACGCGCTGGCGACCGAGGCCCAGGACCTGTCCGCCGATTGGCAGCGCTTCATGCGCCGCGAAGTGGCGGCGCCGGAGTTTCGTGAGCTGGTCAAGCGTGTCGACAGTTTCCTGACGCACAGCGCCGAGGGCAACCGCAAGGTGTCCGGGCACCTCAACGACATTCTGCTGGCTCAGGACTATCAGGATCTGACCGGCCAGGTGATCAAGCGGGTGACCGCGCTGGTTACCGAAGTAGAAAGCAATCTGCTCAAGCTCGTGCTGATGGCCAGTCAGGTCGACCGCTTTGCCGGCATCGAACATGACCACCAGCAGCTGCGTGCTGAAAAAGATCAAGAAAAACATCCGACTCGGGGTGAAGGTCCGCAGATTCATGCCGATAAGCGTGAAGACGTCGTGTCCAGTCAGGACGATGTCGATGATCTGCTGTCCAGCCTGGGTTTTTAA
- a CDS encoding chemotaxis protein CheA translates to MSFGADEEILQDFLVEAGEILEQLSEQLVELESRPDDADLLNAIFRGFHTVKGGAGFLQLNELVECCHIAENVFDILRKGERRVDAELMDVVLEALDTVNSMFGQVRERSEVTPATPELLAALSRLAEPGGAQAQAPVVEAEPVVEAPSAEADITDTEFEQLLDSLDAVKAEAAVHEQLQGESVGGEGDEITDAEFESLLDQLHGKGQFSAEVAASEPVAAAPASDEITDDEFESLLDQLHGKGTFTVEALPGATAAASAAPTAAAGDNISEHEFEALLDQLHGKGKFSGDAVAAEAPAAAVAAAPAAAKVEAKPVAKPAPAAPAPAAKPAAPARAPAPAADKHGASEAETTVRVDTARLDEIMNMVGELVLVRNRLVRLGLNSGDEAMSKAVSNLDVVTADLQTAVMKTRMQPIKKVFGRFPRLVRDLARQLKKEINLELVGEETDLDKNLVEALADPLVHLVRNAVDHGVEMPDEREASGKARTGRVVLSAEQEGDHILLSISDDGKGMDPSILRAKAVEKGLMDKDAADRLSESDCYNLIFAPGFSTKTEISDVSGRGVGMDVVKTKISQLNGSINIFSAKGQGSKIVIKVPLTLAIMPTLMVMLANQAFAFPLVNVNEIFHLDLSRTNVVDGQEVVIVRDKALPLFYLKRWLVQDHEHEEQHEGHVVILSVGTQRIGFVVDQLVGQEEVVIKPLGKMLQGTPGMSGATITGDGRIALILDVPSMLKRYAARRI, encoded by the coding sequence ATGAGCTTCGGCGCCGATGAAGAAATCCTCCAGGATTTCCTGGTAGAAGCCGGCGAAATCCTCGAGCAACTGTCCGAGCAACTGGTCGAGCTGGAAAGCCGACCCGATGACGCGGACCTGCTCAATGCGATTTTCCGCGGTTTCCACACTGTAAAAGGGGGCGCCGGCTTCCTCCAGCTCAACGAGCTGGTGGAGTGCTGCCATATCGCCGAGAACGTGTTCGACATCCTGCGCAAAGGTGAGCGCCGGGTCGACGCGGAGCTGATGGACGTTGTGCTCGAGGCGCTCGATACGGTCAACAGCATGTTCGGCCAGGTCCGCGAGCGCAGCGAAGTGACCCCGGCCACTCCGGAACTGCTGGCGGCGCTGTCGCGCCTGGCCGAGCCCGGTGGCGCGCAAGCCCAGGCACCGGTGGTCGAGGCCGAGCCGGTTGTCGAGGCACCATCTGCCGAAGCGGATATCACCGACACCGAGTTCGAGCAGTTGCTCGACTCGCTGGATGCGGTCAAGGCCGAGGCGGCTGTCCATGAGCAGTTGCAGGGCGAGTCGGTCGGTGGCGAAGGTGACGAGATCACCGACGCCGAGTTCGAATCGCTGCTCGACCAGTTGCATGGCAAGGGCCAGTTCTCGGCTGAAGTCGCCGCCAGCGAGCCCGTTGCCGCTGCGCCGGCCAGCGACGAAATCACCGACGACGAGTTCGAATCGCTGCTTGACCAGCTGCACGGCAAAGGCACCTTCACCGTCGAGGCCCTGCCGGGCGCCACGGCTGCCGCCAGTGCCGCGCCGACCGCGGCGGCTGGCGACAATATCAGCGAGCACGAATTCGAGGCGCTGCTGGACCAGTTGCACGGCAAGGGCAAGTTCTCCGGCGACGCCGTCGCCGCCGAGGCGCCAGCTGCCGCTGTGGCCGCCGCTCCGGCCGCGGCCAAGGTCGAAGCCAAGCCTGTCGCCAAGCCAGCACCGGCGGCACCTGCTCCTGCGGCCAAGCCTGCGGCCCCGGCCCGAGCCCCGGCGCCGGCTGCCGACAAGCACGGCGCCAGCGAAGCGGAAACCACCGTGCGCGTCGATACCGCGCGCCTGGACGAAATCATGAACATGGTCGGCGAACTGGTGCTGGTGCGTAACCGCCTGGTACGCCTGGGGCTCAACAGTGGCGACGAGGCCATGTCCAAGGCCGTGTCCAACCTCGACGTGGTCACCGCCGACCTGCAGACCGCAGTCATGAAGACCCGCATGCAGCCGATCAAGAAGGTCTTCGGGCGCTTCCCGCGCCTGGTCCGCGACCTGGCTCGGCAGTTGAAGAAAGAGATCAACCTGGAGCTGGTCGGCGAAGAGACCGACCTCGACAAGAACCTGGTCGAGGCGCTGGCCGACCCGCTGGTGCACTTGGTGCGCAACGCCGTCGACCATGGTGTCGAGATGCCCGATGAGCGCGAGGCCTCCGGCAAGGCGCGCACTGGCCGCGTGGTGCTGTCCGCCGAGCAGGAAGGCGACCACATCCTGCTGTCGATCTCCGACGACGGTAAGGGCATGGATCCGAGCATCCTGCGCGCCAAGGCTGTGGAAAAGGGCCTGATGGACAAGGACGCGGCCGACCGCCTGAGCGAATCGGACTGCTACAACCTGATCTTCGCCCCAGGCTTCTCGACCAAGACCGAGATCTCCGACGTGTCCGGCCGTGGCGTCGGCATGGACGTGGTGAAGACCAAGATTTCCCAGCTCAACGGCTCGATCAATATCTTCTCGGCCAAGGGCCAGGGATCGAAGATCGTCATCAAGGTGCCGCTGACCCTGGCGATCATGCCGACGCTGATGGTGATGCTGGCCAACCAGGCGTTCGCCTTCCCACTGGTCAACGTCAACGAGATCTTCCATCTCGACCTGTCGCGCACCAACGTGGTCGACGGCCAGGAAGTGGTGATCGTTCGCGACAAGGCCTTGCCGCTGTTCTACCTCAAGCGCTGGCTGGTCCAGGACCACGAGCACGAGGAACAGCACGAAGGCCATGTGGTGATCCTCTCGGTCGGCACCCAGCGCATTGGCTTCGTGGTCGACCAGTTGGTCGGCCAGGAAGAGGTGGTGATCAAGCCGCTGGGCAAGATGCTGCAGGGCACCCCGGGCATGTCTGGCGCCACCATCACCGGTGACGGCCGGATCGCGCTGATCCTCGACGTTCCGAGCATGCTCAAGCGTTACGCCGCCCGGCGTATTTGA